From one Rhizobium rosettiformans genomic stretch:
- the radA gene encoding DNA repair protein RadA, with the protein MAKAKTQFICQNCGTVHSRWAGKCDGCGEWNTIVEEDPMGGIGSGPGKAPKKGRPVTLTSLSGEIEEAPRIPTGMGELDRATGGGFVRGSAVLIGGDPGIGKSTLLMQAAAALARRGHRVIYVSGEEAVAQVRLRAQRLGAADTDVLLAAETNVEDILATISEGKRPDLVIIDSIQTLWSDTADSAPGTVTQVRTGVQAMIRFAKQTGATMVLVGHVTKEGQIAGPRVVEHMVDAVLYFEGDRGHHYRILRTVKNRFGPTDEIGVFEMSDKGLREVANPSELFLGERNEKAPGAAVFAGMEGTRPVLVEVQALVAATSLGTPRRAVVGWDSSRLAMILAVLEAHCGIRLGQHDVYLNVAGGYRISEPAADMAIASALVSSLAGIALPADCVYFGEVSLSGAVRPVAHTAQRLKEAEKLGFSAAVLPAASPDLPKGSAGKWREVDSLPDLVARIAGSRLKAPTGQEDG; encoded by the coding sequence ATGGCCAAAGCTAAGACTCAATTCATCTGCCAGAACTGCGGCACGGTGCATTCCCGCTGGGCGGGCAAATGCGATGGATGCGGCGAGTGGAACACCATCGTCGAGGAAGATCCGATGGGCGGGATCGGGTCGGGCCCCGGCAAGGCGCCGAAGAAGGGCCGTCCCGTCACTCTCACCTCGCTGTCCGGCGAGATCGAGGAAGCGCCACGCATTCCAACCGGCATGGGCGAACTCGATCGCGCCACCGGTGGCGGTTTTGTACGCGGTTCGGCGGTGCTGATCGGCGGTGATCCCGGCATCGGCAAATCGACGCTACTGATGCAGGCGGCTGCGGCGCTGGCGCGGCGTGGTCATCGGGTGATCTATGTCTCGGGCGAAGAGGCTGTCGCGCAGGTTAGGCTGCGCGCCCAGCGACTGGGTGCTGCCGATACAGATGTGCTGCTCGCCGCCGAAACCAATGTCGAGGACATCCTCGCCACCATCTCGGAAGGCAAGCGGCCGGATCTCGTGATCATCGATTCGATCCAGACGCTGTGGAGCGACACCGCCGACAGTGCGCCGGGGACCGTGACCCAGGTGCGCACCGGCGTCCAGGCGATGATCCGCTTTGCCAAGCAGACCGGTGCGACCATGGTGCTGGTCGGGCATGTCACGAAGGAGGGCCAGATCGCCGGTCCCCGCGTCGTGGAGCACATGGTCGATGCCGTCCTCTATTTCGAAGGCGATCGCGGCCATCACTATCGCATCCTACGCACGGTCAAAAACCGCTTCGGACCGACCGACGAGATCGGGGTCTTCGAAATGTCGGACAAGGGTCTGCGCGAAGTCGCCAATCCCTCCGAGCTCTTCCTCGGCGAACGCAACGAGAAAGCCCCAGGTGCTGCCGTCTTTGCCGGCATGGAAGGCACGCGGCCCGTTCTGGTCGAGGTGCAGGCACTGGTGGCCGCAACCTCGCTCGGCACCCCGCGTCGTGCTGTCGTCGGATGGGATTCGTCCCGCCTCGCCATGATTTTGGCGGTATTGGAGGCGCATTGCGGGATCAGGCTCGGTCAACACGACGTCTATCTGAATGTCGCCGGCGGCTACCGGATCAGTGAACCGGCAGCCGACATGGCGATTGCTTCGGCATTGGTTTCGTCGCTGGCCGGTATTGCCCTTCCGGCCGATTGCGTCTATTTCGGCGAAGTCAGCCTGTCGGGGGCGGTGCGGCCGGTGGCCCATACGGCCCAAAGGCTGAAAGAGGCGGAAAAGCTCGGTTTCTCCGCTGCGGTCTTGCCGGCTGCCTCCCCGGACCTTCCAAAGGGCTCGGCTGGCAAATGGAGGGAAGTGGACAGCCTTCCCGATCTCGTGGCGCGGATCGCCGGTTCCCGGCTGAAAGCCCCCACGGGTCAGGAGGACGGTTGA
- a CDS encoding DUF2232 domain-containing protein has product MNKLDAKSLTTGFVAGITAALLVLGAAAQPTLASILYAASALPVLIVGLGWGNAAAITAIVTAALLGMVSVSPMFAFGMAIFTLAPAGWLAHLSSLARPASEIGGPDHLMAWYPLSDILLQLCAFVSIAVVVLGVIIGFGPEFTGQLVDAMTQAMSTQDPAMMPDAVALEQLKRTMVILLPIIQGGTWVLLLTMMYYIAMRIVTASGRNKRPREDFPSALRMNRNTVFIFLAGIIACFLGGVPAMIGAVVCGTFGAGFLMAGFASMHLKTRGKDWRLPALILAYLSSIMLLPLMIPLIIGLSDTRRTVALTPAAKADKDHSETD; this is encoded by the coding sequence TTGAACAAACTGGATGCGAAATCGCTGACGACCGGCTTTGTTGCCGGCATTACCGCCGCTTTGCTCGTGCTGGGCGCTGCGGCGCAGCCGACGCTTGCCTCCATTCTCTATGCGGCTTCTGCGCTTCCCGTTCTGATCGTCGGCCTCGGCTGGGGCAATGCCGCCGCCATCACCGCGATCGTGACGGCCGCCCTGCTCGGCATGGTCAGCGTCTCGCCGATGTTCGCCTTCGGCATGGCGATCTTCACGCTGGCGCCGGCCGGCTGGCTCGCGCATCTGTCGAGCCTGGCGCGCCCCGCGTCTGAAATCGGTGGCCCCGACCACCTGATGGCTTGGTATCCGCTTTCCGACATTCTTCTCCAGCTCTGTGCTTTCGTGTCGATCGCCGTCGTCGTGCTGGGTGTGATCATTGGCTTTGGTCCGGAATTCACGGGCCAGCTTGTTGACGCGATGACGCAGGCGATGAGCACGCAGGATCCGGCGATGATGCCCGATGCCGTGGCGCTCGAGCAGTTGAAGCGCACCATGGTCATCCTGCTGCCGATCATCCAGGGCGGCACCTGGGTTCTGCTGCTGACGATGATGTATTACATCGCCATGCGCATCGTCACGGCTTCCGGCCGCAACAAGCGTCCGCGCGAGGACTTTCCGTCGGCGCTCCGGATGAACCGTAACACTGTCTTCATCTTCCTCGCTGGCATCATCGCCTGCTTCCTGGGTGGTGTGCCTGCGATGATCGGCGCTGTTGTCTGCGGCACCTTCGGCGCGGGCTTCCTGATGGCTGGCTTTGCCTCCATGCATCTCAAGACGCGGGGCAAGGACTGGCGTCTGCCGGCCCTCATCCTCGCCTATCTCTCTTCGATCATGCTCTTGCCGCTCATGATCCCCCTCATCATCGGCCTCTCGGACACCCGACGGACCGTTGCCCTGACGCCGGCCGCCAAGGCCGACAAAGACCATTCCGAAACTGATTGA
- a CDS encoding ribbon-helix-helix domain-containing protein, producing the protein MQRIQLSARDAEFVAEQLSSGVYETVDAVVAAGLELLRERDDAELRQFIQEGLDDVEAGRVHTYENAEDLLADIKRGLIDAHQP; encoded by the coding sequence ATGCAGCGCATTCAATTGAGCGCCAGAGACGCGGAGTTCGTGGCGGAGCAACTTAGTTCCGGCGTCTATGAGACAGTCGATGCGGTGGTTGCTGCCGGTCTGGAACTGCTGCGTGAACGGGACGATGCCGAACTTCGTCAGTTTATTCAGGAGGGGCTTGATGATGTCGAGGCCGGTCGAGTTCACACCTACGAGAACGCGGAGGATCTGCTCGCGGACATCAAACGCGGTCTGATCGATGCCCACCAGCCGTAA
- the rpsF gene encoding 30S ribosomal protein S6, giving the protein MALYEHVFLARQDMSAQQVDALVEQYKGVIEANGGKVGRVENWGLKSLTYRIKKNRKAHYALMDIDAPAPAVHEMERQMRINEDVLRYMTIAVEAHEEGPSAMMQKRDRDDRPRRDGDDRGPRRDFGDRGPRPDRGPREGGFERRPREDRA; this is encoded by the coding sequence ATGGCTCTTTACGAACACGTATTCCTTGCCCGGCAGGATATGTCCGCTCAGCAGGTTGATGCCCTCGTCGAACAGTACAAGGGTGTTATCGAAGCTAACGGCGGCAAGGTCGGGCGCGTAGAAAACTGGGGCCTCAAGTCCCTGACCTACCGCATCAAGAAGAACCGCAAGGCTCACTACGCCCTCATGGACATCGATGCTCCGGCACCGGCCGTTCATGAAATGGAGCGCCAGATGCGCATCAACGAAGACGTTCTTCGTTACATGACCATCGCTGTCGAAGCTCACGAAGAAGGCCCGTCTGCCATGATGCAGAAGCGCGACCGTGACGACCGTCCGCGTCGTGACGGCGACGATCGTGGCCCGCGCCGCGACTTCGGCGATCGTGGTCCGCGTCCGGACCGTGGCCCCCGTGAAGGTGGCTTCGAGCGTCGTCCGCGCGAAGACCGCGCGTAA
- a CDS encoding CvpA family protein, with translation MPITIFDGIVIGVVLFSAVLAMVRGFSREVLSIASWAGSVAAAYYLYPLLVPYVMSYTDDPRIAMAGSAGIIFLIALIIISFITSRIADFIIDSRIGALDRTLGFLFGAARGLLLLVVAVAFWNWLINEPQRPDWVNNSKSKPFLDSLVQKLEAVLPEDIEPQIRERILGRDEPEAGAAGETAPAEQAPEQAPAQNN, from the coding sequence ATGCCCATCACAATTTTCGACGGTATCGTCATCGGCGTCGTTCTGTTTTCAGCGGTGCTGGCGATGGTACGCGGCTTCTCGCGTGAAGTGCTGTCCATCGCGAGCTGGGCGGGTTCGGTCGCCGCTGCCTATTACCTCTATCCCCTGCTCGTTCCCTATGTGATGAGCTATACCGATGATCCGCGGATCGCGATGGCAGGCTCTGCCGGCATCATCTTCCTGATCGCGCTGATCATCATTTCGTTCATTACCTCGCGCATTGCCGACTTCATCATCGACAGTCGCATCGGCGCACTCGACCGCACGCTGGGCTTCCTCTTCGGCGCAGCCCGCGGCCTGCTGTTGCTCGTCGTTGCGGTGGCCTTCTGGAACTGGTTGATCAACGAGCCGCAGCGACCGGACTGGGTCAACAACTCCAAGTCCAAGCCTTTCCTCGATTCGCTCGTGCAGAAACTCGAGGCAGTCCTGCCGGAAGACATCGAGCCGCAGATCCGCGAGCGCATCCTCGGCCGCGACGAACCGGAAGCCGGTGCGGCCGGCGAGACGGCTCCCGCCGAGCAGGCGCCCGAACAGGCTCCGGCCCAGAACAACTGA
- the rplI gene encoding 50S ribosomal protein L9: MQVILLERIAKLGQMGETVKVRDGFARNYLLPQGKALRANEANKKRFEAERATLEARNLERKSEAQTVADALSGKSFIVVRSAGETGQLYGSVAARDVVEILGAEGFNIGRNQVELNTPIKAIGIHQVTLHLHAEVELSVELNVARSAEEAERQAKGESLTSADAIYGVDEDALRPEDFFDPDADMDGEDD, from the coding sequence ATGCAGGTCATTCTCCTCGAACGCATCGCAAAGCTCGGCCAGATGGGCGAAACCGTAAAGGTTCGCGACGGCTTCGCTCGTAACTACCTGCTGCCGCAGGGCAAGGCGCTGCGCGCCAACGAAGCCAACAAGAAGCGTTTCGAAGCCGAGCGCGCAACGCTCGAAGCCCGCAACCTCGAGCGCAAGTCGGAAGCCCAGACCGTTGCCGACGCTCTCTCCGGCAAGTCCTTCATCGTCGTCCGTTCGGCTGGCGAAACCGGCCAGCTCTACGGTTCGGTCGCGGCTCGTGACGTCGTCGAAATCCTGGGCGCCGAAGGCTTCAACATCGGCCGCAACCAGGTTGAACTGAACACCCCGATCAAGGCCATCGGCATCCACCAGGTCACCCTGCACCTGCATGCTGAAGTCGAACTGTCCGTCGAGCTCAACGTTGCCCGTTCGGCTGAAGAAGCCGAGCGCCAGGCCAAGGGCGAAAGCCTGACCTCGGCCGACGCCATCTACGGCGTTGACGAAGACGCTCTTCGTCCGGAAGACTTCTTCGATCCGGACGCAGACATGGACGGCGAAGACGACTGA
- a CDS encoding RTX toxin has translation MTVINSFYRNPNAQAYAIQLFSASSPVRPLSEPARSLAGRDDTTFTETAGQKALARIAEILALRDASAGDQASVEESLGFITAAQGTEADDKLTFDATAVYNVTTGGGADKVSARAAAIVGLSTGSGDDSLAASARYISDIDMGEGDDKMKLSGRLVMNVTGGEGNDRLTIAGEALIGIDGGAGDDTMILEGTRIFASGGTGNDTVTIKRTDMKSANAIAEYGFARGDGVDTITSNGALTLRFDGYQEKDVSVTVRGNTLTATFAGSDDQISLTIDEAALSGKGLAYQFALDQGRTVLRIG, from the coding sequence ATGACGGTCATCAATAGCTTCTATCGCAATCCGAATGCGCAGGCATATGCGATCCAGCTGTTTTCTGCGTCTTCACCGGTTCGTCCGCTGTCCGAACCTGCACGGTCATTGGCCGGACGGGACGATACAACATTCACGGAGACAGCAGGTCAAAAGGCCCTTGCACGGATCGCAGAGATCCTGGCTCTACGTGACGCCTCTGCCGGCGATCAGGCTTCTGTCGAAGAAAGCCTCGGCTTTATCACGGCAGCGCAGGGTACCGAGGCTGACGACAAGCTGACTTTCGATGCCACCGCTGTCTACAATGTGACTACCGGTGGTGGCGCCGACAAGGTCTCCGCCCGCGCGGCTGCCATTGTTGGCCTGTCGACCGGATCTGGCGACGACAGCCTTGCCGCAAGCGCCCGCTATATCAGTGATATTGATATGGGCGAGGGTGACGATAAGATGAAACTCTCCGGTCGGCTCGTCATGAACGTGACGGGTGGAGAGGGCAATGACCGTCTGACGATCGCAGGGGAAGCCCTGATTGGCATAGACGGCGGTGCTGGCGATGACACCATGATCCTGGAGGGCACCCGCATCTTTGCCTCCGGCGGCACTGGAAACGACACGGTCACCATCAAGCGGACCGACATGAAATCTGCCAATGCCATTGCTGAATATGGCTTTGCCCGCGGCGATGGCGTGGACACGATTACCAGCAATGGTGCACTCACCCTGCGGTTCGATGGCTATCAGGAGAAGGATGTGAGCGTGACCGTCAGGGGCAACACGCTCACCGCGACTTTTGCCGGATCGGATGACCAGATCAGCCTGACGATCGATGAGGCGGCCTTATCCGGCAAGGGGCTGGCCTACCAATTCGCGCTCGATCAGGGGCGCACGGTCCTCAGGATCGGCTGA
- a CDS encoding replicative DNA helicase: MNDAARKLSPVQAAEPLYREAPNNIEAEQALLGAILVNNDAFYRVSDFLKPEHLYEPLHRKIFEVASEIIRMGKTANPVTIKTFLPADQKVGDLTVAQYLARLASEAVTIINAEDYGRAIYDLALRRSLIQIGEDVVNIAYDAPLDMPPQAQIEDTERRLFALAENGRYDGGFQSFSDAVAQAVDMAGAAFERDGNLSGVSTGIMSLDAKMGGLQRSDLIVLAGRPGMGKTSLATNIAWNIAAAYEPEVLADGSFKAKNGGVVGFYSLEMSAEQLATRIMSEQTEVSSSKIRRGDITEHEFEKLVGFSQTMQKVPLFIDQTGGISIAQLAARARRLKRQRGLDFLVIDYIQLMTGSGKSGENRVQEITQITTGLKSLGKELNVPIVALSQLSRQVENREDKRPQLSDLRESGSIEQDADVVLFVFREEYYVKNLEPRDIADPKYPEWEAHMEKVKGTADVIIAKQRHGPTGTVKLAFQSEFTRFADLAEPSFIQYEEP, from the coding sequence ATGAATGATGCTGCGCGCAAACTGAGCCCGGTCCAAGCGGCTGAGCCGCTCTATCGGGAGGCTCCGAACAATATCGAAGCCGAACAGGCCCTGCTTGGCGCCATTCTCGTCAACAACGATGCCTTCTATCGCGTTTCGGACTTCCTGAAGCCCGAGCATCTCTACGAGCCCCTGCATCGGAAGATCTTCGAGGTGGCCTCCGAGATCATCCGTATGGGCAAGACGGCAAACCCGGTCACGATCAAGACCTTCCTGCCGGCCGACCAGAAGGTCGGCGACCTGACCGTCGCGCAATATCTCGCGCGCCTCGCTTCCGAAGCCGTCACCATCATCAATGCGGAAGACTATGGTCGAGCGATCTACGACCTCGCATTGCGTCGCTCGCTGATCCAGATCGGTGAAGATGTCGTCAACATCGCCTATGACGCGCCGCTCGACATGCCGCCGCAGGCGCAGATCGAAGACACGGAACGCCGTCTGTTCGCGCTCGCCGAAAACGGCCGTTACGACGGGGGCTTCCAGTCCTTCTCGGATGCGGTTGCCCAGGCCGTCGACATGGCAGGGGCTGCTTTCGAGCGTGACGGCAACCTCTCGGGCGTCTCCACCGGCATCATGTCGCTCGATGCCAAGATGGGCGGTCTGCAGCGTTCCGACTTGATCGTGCTCGCCGGCCGTCCGGGTATGGGCAAGACCTCGCTTGCCACCAACATCGCCTGGAACATTGCGGCGGCTTACGAGCCGGAAGTCCTGGCCGACGGCTCCTTCAAGGCCAAGAATGGTGGTGTGGTCGGCTTCTACTCGCTCGAAATGTCGGCCGAACAGCTGGCCACCCGTATCATGTCCGAGCAGACGGAAGTCTCTTCCTCAAAGATCCGTCGCGGTGACATCACCGAGCACGAATTCGAAAAACTGGTCGGCTTTTCCCAGACCATGCAGAAGGTGCCGCTGTTCATCGACCAGACCGGTGGTATCTCGATCGCCCAGCTCGCGGCCCGTGCCCGTCGTCTGAAGCGTCAGCGCGGTCTCGACTTCCTGGTCATCGACTATATCCAGCTGATGACCGGCTCCGGCAAATCGGGCGAAAACCGCGTGCAGGAAATCACCCAGATCACCACGGGCTTGAAATCGCTGGGCAAGGAACTGAACGTGCCGATCGTGGCGCTCTCGCAGCTCTCCCGTCAGGTCGAAAACCGCGAAGACAAGCGCCCGCAGCTCTCCGACCTTCGCGAATCGGGCTCGATCGAGCAGGACGCCGACGTGGTGCTCTTCGTGTTCCGCGAGGAATACTATGTGAAGAATCTCGAGCCCCGCGACATCGCCGATCCGAAGTATCCGGAATGGGAAGCGCATATGGAGAAGGTCAAGGGTACGGCCGACGTCATCATCGCCAAGCAGCGTCACGGACCGACCGGCACCGTCAAGCTCGCCTTCCAGTCGGAATTCACTCGCTTTGCGGATCTGGCCGAACCGAGTTTCATCCAATACGAAGAACCGTGA
- the rpsR gene encoding 30S ribosomal protein S18, with the protein MADASSSQARRPFHRRRKTCPFSGANAPRIDYKDVRLLQRYISERGKIVPSRITAVSQKKQRELAQAIKRARFLGLLPYVVA; encoded by the coding sequence ATGGCTGATGCATCCTCTTCTCAGGCCCGCCGTCCTTTCCATCGTCGTCGCAAGACTTGCCCCTTCTCGGGCGCAAACGCTCCGCGCATCGACTACAAGGACGTCCGTCTCCTGCAGCGCTACATTTCCGAGCGCGGCAAGATCGTTCCTTCGCGTATCACCGCAGTTTCCCAGAAGAAGCAGCGCGAACTGGCCCAGGCCATCAAGCGCGCCCGTTTCCTCGGCCTGCTGCCTTACGTCGTAGCGTAA
- a CDS encoding AzlD domain-containing protein, producing the protein MTIDMNTLLAILAMAAATIATRQAGLLVGRLLQLSPQAKESLAAIPPSVLMAVVTPTAFATGWAETAGCAVVAFSATRLPLLPAAAAGVVTVATLRAADL; encoded by the coding sequence ATGACGATCGACATGAACACGCTGCTTGCGATCCTCGCCATGGCGGCCGCAACGATTGCGACGCGTCAGGCGGGATTGCTGGTCGGTCGGCTCCTGCAACTGTCGCCGCAAGCCAAAGAGAGCCTGGCAGCGATCCCGCCCTCGGTGCTGATGGCTGTGGTGACGCCGACTGCCTTTGCCACCGGCTGGGCGGAGACCGCGGGCTGTGCGGTGGTGGCCTTCTCCGCAACCCGCCTGCCGCTTCTGCCAGCCGCTGCCGCCGGCGTCGTGACCGTTGCCACCTTGAGGGCTGCAGATCTCTAG
- a CDS encoding AzlC family ABC transporter permease, with the protein MPPKVTAEIRQGFRSILPLTVAVVPIGLVFGAVAATKGLSALEALLMSALVFAGGSQFVAMDLWSHPASIAALGMAALLVNVRHVLMGASISRHMAAFSLRQKIISMLFLADEIWAVAEFHARDHLLTPAWFVGAALPFYAAWVLSGLVGASLGGLVGDPAVIAMDFVFPAVFVILIAGFWRGPRTGLILVGSGISALLVHQSVPGVWYILAGALGGVAVAVVSSLRGEARA; encoded by the coding sequence ATGCCACCCAAAGTCACCGCCGAAATCCGTCAGGGTTTCCGATCGATTCTGCCGCTCACTGTCGCCGTTGTGCCGATCGGTCTCGTCTTCGGTGCTGTCGCCGCCACCAAAGGGCTCTCGGCGCTGGAGGCCCTTCTGATGAGCGCCCTGGTCTTTGCCGGCGGTTCGCAGTTTGTCGCGATGGATCTCTGGAGCCACCCCGCGAGCATCGCAGCACTCGGCATGGCGGCCCTGCTCGTCAATGTCAGGCATGTGCTGATGGGCGCGTCGATCTCACGCCACATGGCGGCGTTCTCGCTCCGGCAGAAGATCATTTCCATGCTCTTCCTCGCCGATGAGATCTGGGCCGTCGCCGAATTCCATGCTCGGGATCATCTGTTGACGCCGGCCTGGTTCGTCGGTGCCGCCTTGCCCTTCTATGCTGCCTGGGTGCTGTCAGGGCTGGTTGGCGCCTCGCTCGGAGGCCTCGTCGGCGATCCTGCCGTGATCGCCATGGACTTCGTCTTTCCCGCTGTCTTCGTGATCCTCATCGCCGGCTTCTGGCGCGGCCCACGCACCGGTCTGATCCTCGTCGGCAGCGGTATCAGCGCCTTGCTGGTTCACCAGTCCGTTCCGGGTGTCTGGTACATCCTCGCCGGCGCGCTCGGGGGTGTCGCCGTCGCGGTGGTTTCTTCGCTGCGCGGGGAGGCGAGGGCATGA
- a CDS encoding type II toxin-antitoxin system RelE/ParE family toxin, translating to MPTSRKVKWTTTARDDLRSIYSYIAQFDPALADAFVTGLYQKIEALAQLGLTGTKTDHLRDDIRAFTFKERRFFIRVSDETITVLRVKHGRQNISPDDFPESDL from the coding sequence ATGCCCACCAGCCGTAAGGTGAAGTGGACCACCACCGCCAGAGACGATCTCCGTTCGATTTATTCCTACATAGCCCAATTCGATCCTGCCTTGGCGGATGCATTCGTCACTGGACTCTACCAGAAGATCGAAGCATTGGCGCAACTCGGTCTTACCGGGACAAAGACGGACCATTTGCGTGACGATATTCGTGCCTTCACGTTCAAGGAGCGCCGGTTCTTCATTCGTGTGTCCGACGAGACGATAACCGTCCTTCGTGTGAAGCACGGCCGTCAGAACATCTCCCCAGACGATTTCCCCGAAAGCGACCTGTAA
- a CDS encoding AraC family transcriptional regulator, protein MHSVSQQEAAEANPVSRKERTRFWRDGRFRDMECLTASFITHEFSPHSHDTFSIGAIEVGCQVANIRGTREHTGPGALYLINPGEIHDGQPGAPDGYRYRMIYPEVALLTDIIEDVTGRAFHGMPSFGRQLLTDPELAKAFNLAHRRIESGEVAALEGEESMYCVLATMFAHHGHEIIRAPDHNEPLAMRRVRDHIAAHFDEEIGLETLAKVANLSRAHMIRAFRKQYFITPHAFQTDMRIRHARHLLRSGATPSDTAAACGFADQAHMTRQFKARTGLTPAVFRAG, encoded by the coding sequence ATGCACAGTGTTTCGCAGCAGGAGGCCGCCGAGGCCAATCCGGTCTCACGCAAGGAGCGAACCCGCTTCTGGCGGGACGGGCGCTTCCGCGACATGGAGTGCCTCACCGCCTCCTTCATCACCCATGAATTCTCGCCCCATTCGCACGACACCTTCTCGATCGGTGCGATCGAAGTCGGCTGCCAAGTGGCAAACATCCGTGGCACGCGCGAACATACGGGCCCTGGCGCTCTCTACCTCATCAATCCCGGTGAGATCCATGACGGTCAGCCGGGCGCGCCGGATGGTTATCGCTACCGGATGATCTATCCCGAGGTGGCACTGCTGACCGACATCATTGAGGACGTGACCGGCCGCGCCTTCCACGGCATGCCGAGCTTCGGGCGACAGCTCCTGACGGATCCGGAACTCGCCAAGGCCTTCAACCTCGCCCATCGCCGGATCGAAAGCGGTGAGGTTGCGGCCCTCGAAGGTGAAGAGAGCATGTATTGTGTTCTCGCAACGATGTTCGCCCACCATGGCCACGAGATCATCCGTGCGCCCGATCACAACGAGCCGCTCGCCATGCGCCGCGTCCGCGATCATATCGCTGCCCACTTCGATGAGGAGATCGGCCTCGAGACGTTGGCGAAAGTGGCAAACCTCAGCCGTGCCCACATGATCCGCGCCTTCCGCAAGCAGTATTTCATCACCCCACATGCCTTCCAGACCGATATGCGGATCCGCCACGCGCGTCATCTGCTCCGATCAGGCGCCACCCCATCGGACACCGCTGCTGCCTGCGGTTTTGCCGACCAGGCGCATATGACCCGGCAGTTCAAGGCGCGCACGGGCCTCACCCCTGCTGTCTTTCGTGCCGGCTGA
- the alr gene encoding alanine racemase translates to MTDRFTILDAPEEFLSAPLRLTTDLSAIADNWREMARRSGKARAAAVVKADAYGLGIEDVGQTLYRAGARDFFVAVPAEGATLRPYAPEARIFVLSGIWPGQEEIFFENDLVPVIASEEQLAFWMAVLTERGPYPCALHVDTGFNRLGLPMADAMALVDDVSRPASLDPVLVMSHLACGDDPTSPMNRRQLEKFQEVSEAFEGVDSSLSASAGIFLGSDYHFDLTRPGIALYGGEAVNGARNPMQPVVKAEARILQIRDAKAGESVSYGATHLLSRDSRLAVASVGYADGYLRNLSGSGIALRDTGFPGAEGVIGDKRVPVVGRVTMDLTIFDVTDLSENAVRSGDYIELLGPSMPLDDVARAAGTIGYEMLTGLGLRYERIYLEGED, encoded by the coding sequence ATGACAGACCGTTTCACCATCCTCGATGCGCCGGAGGAGTTTCTTTCGGCACCGCTGCGCCTGACCACTGACCTCTCGGCCATTGCCGACAACTGGCGCGAGATGGCGCGGCGATCGGGCAAGGCGCGGGCGGCGGCCGTCGTCAAGGCGGATGCCTATGGCCTCGGGATCGAGGATGTGGGGCAAACGCTCTACAGGGCGGGCGCCCGCGATTTCTTCGTCGCCGTGCCGGCCGAAGGGGCGACATTGCGCCCCTATGCCCCTGAAGCCCGCATCTTCGTGCTCTCGGGTATCTGGCCCGGTCAGGAAGAAATCTTCTTCGAGAACGACCTGGTCCCGGTCATCGCGTCCGAGGAGCAGCTCGCCTTCTGGATGGCCGTGCTCACCGAGCGCGGCCCCTACCCTTGCGCCCTTCATGTCGATACCGGTTTCAACCGGCTGGGACTACCGATGGCCGATGCGATGGCGCTTGTCGACGACGTCTCGCGTCCGGCAAGCCTCGACCCGGTTCTCGTGATGAGCCATCTCGCCTGTGGCGACGATCCAACCTCGCCGATGAACCGGAGGCAGCTCGAGAAATTCCAAGAGGTTAGTGAGGCTTTCGAAGGTGTTGATTCCAGTCTATCGGCCTCGGCCGGCATCTTCCTCGGCTCGGATTACCACTTCGACCTCACCCGGCCCGGCATCGCGCTTTACGGCGGCGAGGCAGTGAACGGCGCCAGAAACCCGATGCAGCCGGTCGTCAAGGCCGAGGCGCGCATTCTGCAGATCCGCGACGCCAAGGCCGGCGAAAGCGTCTCCTACGGTGCGACCCATCTGCTGTCCCGCGACAGCCGACTTGCGGTCGCCAGCGTCGGTTATGCGGATGGTTATCTGCGCAATCTGTCCGGCTCGGGGATTGCCCTGCGCGACACTGGTTTCCCCGGCGCCGAGGGCGTGATTGGTGACAAACGCGTTCCTGTCGTTGGGCGGGTGACGATGGACCTCACCATCTTCGACGTCACCGATCTGTCCGAAAATGCCGTGCGCAGCGGCGACTATATCGAACTCCTCGGCCCCTCCATGCCTCTCGATGACGTCGCCCGCGCTGCCGGCACGATCGGCTACGAAATGCTTACCGGGCTCGGGCTGCGCTATGAGCGGATCTATCTGGAGGGAGAAGACTGA